The DNA sequence CTTAACGGGAATGGCAATGGTTCTGTAAACCTGATAAGCGCCGGAACCGTGATAGAGGGGGAAATCAATTGCCGCGGCGACCTCCGCGTGGACGGTAAAGTCACCGGCCGGATCACTTCGAAATCGAAAGTCGTGATCGGAACAACCGGTGAAGTGGAAGGGGATATTATTTGTCAGCATGCCGATATTTTCGGAAAGTACAACGGCAATATGCGCATCCACGAGATCCTGTTCATGAAATCCAGCTGCCACATAAAAGGCGATGTGCATGCAGGCAAACTGGTCGTGGAGGCCGGCGCTGTTTTCAGCGGTCATTGTCATATGGGGGAAGCGCCCGCCGCCGAAGTAATGCCAAGGAACGGGAAACATCATGAAGGAAACCCGGAAGCAGAAAAGAAAATCGGAGTCCCTGCGTAATTATGCCCGTTATTCAGCCATTGGTTTCCAGATGCTGGCGATCATTGGCGGGCTTACCTGGCTGGGGGTAAAAATGGACGAATGGGTCGGGGCCTACCCCCTTTTTACTGTTTTACTATCGCTTTCATCAGTGGGCATAGCCCTTTACGCCGTTATTAAACAGCTTAAATCTTGAACCTGCTACGCATTCTCACGTCATTCGGCGTTTTCTCCGGGCTGATGGCGATACTGACGGCCCTGCTGGTGTACCTGTTTGGTCCGCCCTGGCTGCATGAAAAAGTCTGGTTTATCTATCTTTTCCAGGTGGCGGCCGGGCTCCTGTTCTTTCTGGCCAATTATGCCGCCTGGCGCAAGGGTGACCAGGCCTACGTGGTGGGGTCTCTTGCCGCCCTGATGGGGAAGTTTCTTTTGTCCGGTGTTTTTGCCGCTTTTTTCATCCTTGGCGGCCTGGAAAACGAACTCTGGTTCGTGCTGGATTTTATGCTGCTTTATTTATTCTTTTCAGTATTTGAAATTACTGTTATTATTTCTAACTTGCGCGCTCAAAAAAACACGTAAAAATCCACGAATAAATGCATTTGAGCCGCATTTTCACTTTAAAAAATCTCCTTCCAGTTCTGGCATTTGGCGTTTTTCTGCTCCCGTCTGCCCCCGTAAAGGCATTCCAGGCACAGGAGGAACCGGCCGGCCATGAAGTTCAGCATGAACAGGAAGGCGTTCAGGAAGAAGAAGAATTTGATGCTGCCAGCGCCATTATGCATCATATCGCGGATGCGCATGAGTGGCATATTATTGGCCACACCGCTATTTACCTGCCCGTGATCCTGTATACCGAAGACGGGCTGCAAACATTCTCTTCCTCTCATTTTTATCACCATCCGCAGGAAGTTACCTATTCCGCGGAAGGCAAGGAAACAACGGAAACCTGGTACAAACACGAAGGATTCGGGCTTTTCCATGAGAAGATCTATAAGCTGGACGAAAACGGCGCCCTGAACCTGGATGAAGCAGGCCACCCGTTGAATGAGCGCGTCCTGGACTTTTCCATTACGAAAAACGTCGCCGCTATGTTATTATCGGTGGCATTGCTGCTGCTGATCTTTTGTTCCATGGCGGGAGCCTATAAGAAACGAAAAGGGAAGGCGCCGAAAGGCCTGCAGTCTGCGTTGGAGCCGATCGTATTATTTGTAAGGGATGAAATTGCCCTGCCTAATATCGGTCACCAGTATGCGCGGTTCATGCCCTTCCTGCTGACGGTATTTTTCTTCATCTGGATCAATAATATAATGGGACTGATCCCTTTCTTCCCGGGGGAGCCAACGTGAGCGGCAATATCGCCTTTACGTTTGTCATGGGGACCATCACGTTTTTAATTACCACCTTTAACGGGAACAGGAACTACTGGAAGCATATTTTTGCGCCACATGTCCCTGTCTGGCTTTATCCCATCATGATCCCGGTAGAGATCATCAGTGTTTTTTCAAAGCCTTTCGCACTGATTATCCGTTTATTTGCCAACATTACTGCCGGCCATATCGTGGTATTGAGCCTGGTATCGCTTATTTTCATTTTCAAAACAATTGCTGTATCGCCTGTATCGGTGATCTTTGTACTGTTCATGGACGTACTGGAATTGCTGGTAGGATTTCTGCAGGCTTATATCTTCACGCTGCTTTCGGCGCTGTTCATCGGAATGGCTATTGCAGAACATGCGGAGGAACATTAATAGTACAGCATCACAAATAGGGTCTAATTTTTTTCATATATAAATTCATAGTACAATGATTGGAAGTATCGCAGCAATTGGAGCCGGACTGGCCGCTATCGGAGCCGGTATCGGTATTGGCAGGATTGGTGGTTCAGCTGTTGAGGGGATTGCCCGCCAGCCTGAAGCCGCTTCAAAGATCCAGACCAATATGATCATTGCAGCCGCCCTCGTAGAAGGCGCTGCCTTGTTTGGTATCGTTGTAGCCCTTTTGGGAAACAATCCTTCCTAAGGAACGGATGTTTCAAAAGACCGACAGCCTGTCCGCGATTAGTGTCATATCAAGGATATAATGGCGGCAGGCTGTTTTAAAACAAAGACGCTCATAATTACATAAAAATTATTCAATGGATATCGTTACCCCCGAGATAGGAATGGTTTTCTGGACCACCGTAGCGTTCCTGCTGCTCCTGTTCATCCTTGGAAAGTTCGCATGGAAGCCCATCATGGCTGCGCTCCGCGAGCGGGAACAGTCAATCGAAGACGCCCTGCTGGCTGCCGAAAAGGCCAAGGAAGAAATGGTAAAGCTCAATACCGAAAGCGAACGCCTTATTAAGGAGGCCCGCTTTGAACGCGACAAGATCCTGAAGGAAGCCAAAGCTACCCGCGAAGGTATTGTGAACGAAGCAAAACAGCAGGCTCAGGCAGAAGGTGCGCGTATGATCGCCAAAGCAAAGGAAGAGATCAACACGCAGAAAGCCGCCGCCCTGGCAGAAGTAAAGAACCAGGTAGCGTTGCTTTCCCTTGAAATTGCGGAAAAAGTGATCGGAAAGCAATTTGAAGACCAGAAGAAACAGGAAACCCTGGTAGCTGACCTGCTCGAAAACATGAAATTGAACTAATGGCCGAATCAAAAGTCTCCGCCAGGTACGCCAAATCCTTACTTGATCTTGCCATCGAGCAAAACTCCCTGGAAGAGGTAAAGAAGGATATGAGCCTGTTCTATGATACCCTGGCAGCGCACCCGCAGCTGCGGGCCGTGCTTTCCAGTCCCGTGATAGACGGCGACGATAAGCAGGGGATCCTCCATAAATTGTTTGAAGGAAAGATCAACAAGCTTAGCCTTGCCTTTTTCGATATAATGATCCGCAAAAACCGCGAGGTATTGCTCTACGACACGGCAAAGCAGTTTTTTGAACAGTATAACAAGTATAAAGGTATTGTAAAAGCCAGTGTGGTTTCCGCTTCGGCGCTTACCGGCGAACAGCTGGAAAAGATAGGTACGATCATCAAGCAGATCACGCCGGGCGAAGTACAGCTGGAAAATAAAATAGATACCTCCCTCATCGGAGGATTTATTCTGAACGTAGGCGACAAGCAGTACGATGCAAGTATTGCCCGCAAATTGGGAGTGCTGAAACAGGAACTCACCTCCCGTTTTTATGAATCAAAGATTTAATTTAATAGAATATCATGGCAGAAGTAAGACCAGATGAAGTATCCGCTATCCTGCGCGAACAATTGTCGGGATTCAAGTCAGAAGCAGAACTGGAAGAAGTAGGTACCGTCCTCCAGGTAGGTGACGGGATTGCCCGGGTTTACGGCCTCACCAAAGTTCAGTCAGGAGAACTGGTTGAATTTGATAATGGCCTCCAGGGCATCGTACTGAACCTTGAAGAAGACAATGTGGGGGTGGTACTGCTGGGAAGTACAGAAGATGTGAAGGAAGGTGACACTATTAAGCGTACCGGCCGCATTGCTTCTATTAATGTAGGAGAAGGCTTGCTGGGACGGGTAGTGAACACGATAGGCCTGCCCATTGACGGGAAAGGCCCGGTGGAAGGGGAAGTATTTGAAATGCCGCTGGAACGGAAAGCGCCCGGTGTTATTTATCGCCAGCCGGTAAACGAACCGCTTCAAACCGGTATAAAGGCTATTGACGCCATGATCCCCGTCGGACGGGGTCAGCGCGAGCTGATCATCGGCGACCGTCAGACCGGCAAAACTGCGGTTGCTATTGATACGATCATCAATCAGAAGGAATTTTACGAAAAAGGGGAACCGGTTTACTGTATTTATGTTGCCTGCGGCCAGAAAAGCTCTACAGTGGCACAAGTGGTAAAGGCCCTGGAAGAAAAAGGCGCCATGCCCTACACGGTAGTGGTTTCGGCTTCCGCTTCCGACCCCGCTCCCATGCAATTTTATGCTCCCTTTGCAGGAGCCGCTATTGGCGAGTACTTCAGGGATACCGGCCGGCCGGCCCTGATCATTTACGATGACTTGTCAAAGCAGGCTGTCGCTTACCGCGAGGTTTCCCTGCTGCTTCGCCGCCCGCCGGGACGTGAAGCTTACCCGGGAGACGTATTTTACCTGCACTCACGCCTGCTGGAGCGTGCGGCGAAGATCAATCAGACGAACGAGATTGCCCAGGCCATGAACGACCTGCCTGCTTCCCTCCAGGGAAAAGTAAAAGGAGGCGGTTCCCTCACGGCGCTCCCGATTATTGAAACCCAGGCTGGTGACGTTTCGGCCTATATTCCTACGAACGTAATCTCCATCACCGACGGACAGATCTTCCTGGAAGCTAATCTTTTCAACGCCGGGGTACGTCCTGCCATCAACGTTGGTATTTCGGTATCACGTGTGGGTGGTAATGCCCAGGTAAAATCCATGAAAAAAGTAGCGGGTACGCTGAAACTCGACCAGGCGCAGTTCCGTGACCTGGAAGCTTTTGCCAAATTCGGCGCTGTGGATCCTGCCACCAAAGCTATCCTGGACAAGGGTGTCCGCAACGTAGAGATCCTGAAACAGGGCCAATATCAGCCCGTACCGGTAGAGAAGCAGATCGCAATTATTTATTGCGGCACCAAAGGGCTGCTGAGCAATGTCCCGGTAGACCGGGTAAAAGAATTCGAAGAAGAGTTCCTGCACCAGATGGAAGTGCGTCACCGTGATGTTCTCGATAAGCTCCGCCAAGGTAAGCTGGACGAGCAGATCACCGGTACGATCGAGACCCTGGCAAAGGAAATCGCATCCAAATACTAATTGAAGATCAGCATAAGGAATGGCTAATTTAAAAGAAGTTCGGGGCCGCATCAGCTCTATCGTATCCACCCAGCAGATCACCAAAGCCATGAAAATGGTTTCGGCTGCCAGGTTCAGGAGAGCAACTGAAGCAATTGTCCAAATGCGGCCTTATGCTAATAAGCTGCGGGAAATTTTGGGCAATCTTTCAGCCAGTATGGAAGACAATTCCAGCGTGTTTGCGCAGGAAAGGGATGCCCGGAATGTCCTTCTGCTGGTGATCACCTCCAACAGGGGCCTGGCCGGCAGTTTCAATATGAACGTAATCAAAACGGCCAACAATCTTATTTCTGCTGAATACGCTGCTCTCAAAAAAAGTGGTAACCTGCATATAATTGCGGTAGGTAAAAAAGGGCAGGATTATTACCAAAAGCACCGCTACCAGGTGACTGGCGATCATAATGAGCTGTTCAACAATCTGAGTTTTGCCAATGCATCGGCAATTGCCGAAGAAGTAATGGAAGGATATGTGGAAGGCAAATATGACAAAGTGGTCATGATCTATAACCAGTTCAGGAACGCCGCCGTACAGATCCCTACCACCGAGCAATTGCTTCCTATTCAGAAAGCCGGAGCCGAACAACAGCAAGCCTCCGCCGGTTCGCATAGGGTGGATTATATTCTGGAGCCCTCGCAGCAGGCTATCGTGGAAGAACTGATCCCTAAATCGGTGAAAATGCAGTTCTATAAAGCCTTACTTGATTCGCATGCTTCCGAGCATGGCGCCCGTATGACAGCCATGGATAAAGCTACGGACAACGCCGGTGATTTGCTGCGCAGCCTGCGCCTGCAATACAACCGCGCCCGCCAGGCCGCCATCACCAACGAGATCCTTGAGATCGTCAGCGGCGCTAACGCTTTGTCTTCGGGAGATTAAGGCATCTTCCATGCCGGCGCATCCCGGCGGGTGAACAAGGCCTCACGGGGGAGCTACCTTGCCTGAAGGTCCTGTAAGCTATTGCCAGAGTATTGAAAGGGGAACCGCCCAAAGGTTTTTCCAAAAGGAACGGCTTCCCTACCCGGCAACAGCACCACACCGCCCCCGGAAGTTCTCCGGTGCAAGCTCAGCTAAGACTTTTAATCCTTTAAAATCCGAAGCATCAACCGCTTCGGATTTTTTTACTGCTAGACTCCTGGAAATTAAAGATAACCTTTAAATTTCTAAGAACTTTCATCTGCTTCTTTAGAGGGCGATAAGCCCGGTGAAGCGTTCCGGGTTACCGTCCCATTTTGGAAATAGCTCGATCCATCTCCCGGATCTGGCTCACCAGCTCCTTAGAAGTAGGTTTGAGGTTTTTAGCCTGGCGAAAATAATTTTTGGCGCCTCGGAAATCACGGCGGTTCATGGAAATCGAGGCGAGCGTCAAATAGGCTGTGGCCAGGTTCTCCTTATCCGGCAGTCCCAATTGTACGGATTTACGCAGGTTTTTAAAGGCTTCCGTTAGGTTATTCTTTTGATAAGCGATGTTCCCGAGCTGGAAATAAGGCATCCCCTCATAATCTTTGGAACCCACCCCTGATTTGATCGTCTGGCGAATCGTTGATTCGGCAGCATCCAGGTCTTGGTTGGCCATCTGGAGATTGCTTTGCATAAAATAATAGGCCGAACGAATAGGTTTATAAAGCAATTTAGGGAAGGTAACTTTTTTCATCATTCGCATCGCTTCCTCCACGTCTCCTTTTTCAACCGCTTCCTGTACCAGGCGCATAGGCCCAAGGAAGAGGTGCGTGAAAATAAATAAAGCGCCCAGCACCCAGCACGTGATGGCCCACCCCCAATCGCCGGTAAAAGCCAGTACGCCACCGCCAATTAATAAAAGGATCCCTGCGGGGAAACGATATAATTCAAATATTCTTAAAGCTCTCATTTTCTTTGGACAGGATTTCAGTAAAGGCCCAAAGATACGAAAAGCGCGCCTGATTCCTAAGCGGCTCCCTGCCTCGATTGTAATTGGACTTGTTTTTGTTAGGGTAAGAGAAAAATTGATATGAGAAAATTAGTATGCTTCCTTTTGCTGATCATGGGCAGCCTTGCAATGACTTCCTGCGTGACGACCCGTCATGACAACGGTAAACATAAAGGATGGTATAAAAACCCCAATAATCCGCATCACCCTTTATCTGATAAAAAAAAGAAGAAAAAGAAACCCCGTAAGGATCATAAATTCGAGTTGAAAGATCAAACCTTCTTTAGCGGGGCTTATACCCCGATAACCTGAGTATTTTCTGGGCATCAGGATCGGCCATTAATTCGGCGGGGCTAACGGATTTATTTTCTTCCATGTATTTGCGGACGATCTGCCAACCGGTAAAGGCTCCTGCCCGGGGAGCCGAATTGGGGCCCAGGCCGGATGTAAAAGGCGCTTCATCAAGGTACTTGCTGTAATCCAGCGCAACAGTGGAATACAATAAGTTCTGCTCAATAAAATAAGCCCAGATATTTCGTTCGTAAGTGGTGGCCCATCCCATTTGCTCCCGGGTGTACCCTATTTTAAGCGAATCAGGGGTTTCAGGCAGCAGGCGGTCAAGCAGGTAAAGTACCTTTCCCTCGTAGATCATACCTGCAAGAAATGTCGCCTGTTCCCCGCGGGGAGGAAAATGATATTGAATATAGCCTTTTATCGCGGTAGGTACCAGATGAGCGGGAGTAAACCGCCGGGTAACGTACCTGGGAAAGGAAGTGGTCTGATAGAAGTAATAATCAGCGCCCAGAAAGCAGTCCAGGCCAATGGCAAGCAGGCTGTCGGAATTCCAGACGGCTGGCCGGAAGGCGGACAGGCTTGCCGGATAGGTGAACACCTGCGGGACAGGCTGCCCCGGGAAATATTCATGGTAACGCCCGAACGCGGCTGCCAGATCAGCGCTCAGACCTTCCAGGGAAGGGTAAACCGAGTCGATGTCCGCAGCTACCGCCCTGATATAGGGATTGGAGAGCATGTTCTTTAAACGTGTATGCCCTGCCGTGTCTGCGGGATCAATTCCCAGGACATTCCGGAAATGGGTAGGAAGAAAAGAAGGGTACTCTTCAGACAGCGCTTGTATGGACGTGCTGAAGTGCATGGTATCTAACGCAAACAAATCCTTCTCGGCGCGCTGGATGGAAAGCGGCGACGGAGAACCGTCCTTCCCCGCCCGCGTACAGGCGAACAAAATGCAGCAAAGGGGTAATATTTTTGTTAGCACGCTAAACTTTACCATGAATTTTTATTTTATTAGCAGACGTCTTCAAAAGCTTAAAATTATGAAAAAGTTGGCCATTCTAATAGTATTTGTTTCCGCCGCCTCACTCGCCTCGGCCCAGGAAGTGGAACTGGGGCTCCGGGCTCACCCGGTTTTTGGCTGGATCAAACCCAGTTCGGATAATATGGGCTCAGACGGGGGGCTTACCGGGTTTTCCTATGGTTTAATGGCAGACTTTTACATTTCCGACCGCTACACCTTCGGCACAGGACTGGAAATTACTTCCACAGGTGGAAAAACACGCGAACCCGACCAGGAGGGCAATACCGTATTATCCAAATACCGCCTCCAATACGTGGAAGTCCCGGTAACGCTTCGGCTGAAAACGGATCAAAACGGCCCGCTCGTATTCTACGGCTTGTTCGGACTGGAAGGCGGCGTTAACATTAAAGCCCGGGCTGACCGTACGATCCTGGACCTGGCCAATCCCGACCTGAAGACGGACCAGTCCAAGCTGGACGTCGACGATGAGATCAGCGCATTCCGCCTGGGGCTGGCCATTGGAGGCGGCGCAATTTACGACCTCAGCGGCAATACGCGCCTGCTGGGCGGGATCACTTTTAATAACGGCTTTACCGATGTTTTTGAGGGCGGACGAAAGGGAACGGCTTCCTATATTTCCCTGGATATCGGCGTATTCTTTTAACACAGCTTTTCATGAAGATCGCACTTGCACAACTGAATTATCATATCGGGAATTTCGAGGAGAATATTACCAGGATCACCCGCGCCATCCATGAGGCAAGGGAAATGGGCGCCGACCTGGTTGTGTTCGCCGAACTGGCCGTCTGCGGCTATCCTCCCCGGGATTTCCTGGAGTGGGACGAATTCATTGACCGTTGTGAAGCATCCGTAGAAGCTATTGCAGCAGTATGCAAGGGAATAGCGGCCATTGTCGGGGCTCCCGCAAGGAATCCTGTCCCGGAAGGGAAGAACCTGTACAATTCCGCGTATTTTCTGGAAGATGGCGCGGTAAAGGCCCGCGTGGACAAATCTTTGCTGCCTACCTATGATGTTTTCGATGAATACCGCTATTTTGAACATAACCGCAGCCATTCCGTTATCGAGTTCAAAGGACAGCGGATAGCCCTCACCATTTGCGAAGATCTTTGGAATTCGGACGAGGATCCCATGTACGTGGCCTCACCCATGGATGAACTGATCAGGCAGAAGCCCTCCCTGATGATCAATATTGCCGCCTCTCCTTTTGATTATGTTCACCGCGAAGCCCGGATTGCCGTACTGCGCGCCAACTGCCGCAAGTACCACCTTCCGCTGCTATATGTCAATCATACCGGCTCTCAGACGGAGTTGATCTTCGACGGAGGTTCTCTGGCCTTTGACCGGCAGGGCAACCTGCTTGGCGAACTAAAATACTTCAAAGAAGACCTGCAGCTCTTCGAAATAAATGAAACAGCCGCTCAGGAGGAAAATTCCCCGCCCGCCTTCGATCTTACACCGGCCGCCGGCTCCCCGGCATCCTCCGCCGCCGAACGGACTCCGGAGCAACTGGCTGCCGTTTATGCCCCGGCTCTTCCCTCCTCATACGATGACAGTATATCCGCAACGGCTATTTCCCGTATCCATCAGGCCTTGCTCACAGGGATCCGGGATTACTTCCGGAAATCCGGTTTTGATAAGGCGATTCTTGGCATGTCCGGCGGAATAGATTCCGCGCTGGTACTGGCTTTGGCCTGTGAGGCGCTGGGTAAAGAAAATGTATTGGCGGTACTGATGCCCTCCGGCTTTTCTTCGGAACATTCCGTGAGCGATTCGCTGGAAATGATCAGCCTGCTGGGATGCAGGCACGAACTGATACCTATTGCAAACGTGTATGAGTGCTTCCTGAGCGAACTCAAGCCCCAGTTCAGGGATCTCCCCTTTGGCCTGGCAGAAGAAAATCTGCAAGCCCGCGTAAGAGGGACGCTTCTGATGGCCTTGTCCAATAAATTCGGCTATATCCTGCTGAACACCTCCAATAAAAGCGAGAACGCGGTTGGTTACGGCACCCTTTACGGGGACATGTGCGGGGGGCTGTCGGTGATCGGAGATGTTTATAAAATGCAGGTCTATGCGCTCGCGCGTTACCTTAACGAAAAAGCGGCGCGGATCCCTGTTAATATAATTGCTAAAGCGCCTTCCGCCGAGCTGCGTCCGAATCAGAAAGACAGCGATTCGCTTCCGGACTACGCGCTGCTTGACAAGGTATTATTCCAGTATATTGAAGGTAAAAAGACCACAGCCGAAATCGTGCAACAGGGATTCGAAGCAGATACGGTGGAAAGGATCATTCGCATGGTCAACCTTAACGAGTATAAACGATACCAGGTCCCTCCCATTCTCAGGGTATCGCCCAAGGCCTTCGGCATGGGAAGGAGAATGCCCATAGTTGGCAAATATCTCTCATAATCAGATCTACATCTTTTACAGAAGAGCTTGCACAATTTTTGCAGTAGCAGTCCTGTATCCTTTGTAAAACTAAAATAATGATTATGAAAAAGCTATTCGCCTTAACAGCTTTGCTGGCTGCTGTGACTTTTGCTCATGCACAAACCGAAGAAGGGAACTTGCTGGTTGGAGGAAATATCTCCAACTTCCGGCTGGACTTCCAGGATGAAAGTACCACATTCCAGATGACGCTCACTCCCAAAATTGCGTATTTTGTCAGGGATAACATGGCCCTGGGCGGCTACGGTGAACTGGGTATAATCGCATCAGAAGGCAACGACGCCATTGTTAACTATGGTATTGGCGCCCTGGGCCGGTATTATATCAGCGATGCCGACGTCGTCATCGTACGTGACTCCAGGTTTTTCCTGGAAGCCAATGCAGGTTTCCACGGGAATAACGGAGCCGCGAACACCAACGGGATCGGGATCGGCTTCGGCCCCGGATGGACCTATTTCATCACGGAAAATATCGGCCTGGAGGCCCTGCTGAAATACAACCTGACAGTTGGCCTGGGTAATTCCACCACCAACAACAATCTTAATCTTGGAGTAGGATTCCAGATATACCTGCCTACCAGGCGTTTAGCAGAAAGAATGGAATAAGTCCGGGCCGGGAGAACCGGACCGGATGGGCAGCCCGGGTTACTTACTGTTATATTTTACTGCAATAAACAATTGCGTAAAGTAGAGATTCCCGTTGCGGGAACGGACGATTCCTACCCCTGTCAGGTCAAAGGCGCCAAGCATGTGTTTGCGGTGGCCGGGACTCCTGATCCAGGCGTCAACCACTTCCCGGGCTGTCTTATAACCTTCCGCCACATTTTCACCTGAACGGCCTTTTACACCTGTTTTCTCCCGGACGTTCCGGATGCGGCCTTCAAACCCATTATGGCTTAAAGGAATGCGGCCGCGGGCCATATTCAGGCTGTGCCTTTCCGCCTCCTGCTGCATGGCCGGATCGGTCCGCAACGGAGAAAGGCCTTTGGAACGACGGTACTTGTTCACTAATTGTACCACCTGCTGCTCCATTTCATTTAGTGAAGGAGGAGGTGTTTCCTTCTTTCCGTAAGGAGAGCAGGTTACCAGGAGTAAAAGCGAAAAGGTTAGTTTTAAAAACATACAAATTGCTAACGAAGATACGGTAGTTTTATGATCGCCCTCCCTGCTTTCCGGCATTTCGGGCTACGGAAAGGATCAACAGGCCTACGAGTGACAAAAGTGCGATACCGGTCGCTATCCGCGCCAGATAATTGCCGTGCTTCACATAAAAAGTGAGATCGGCATTCAATTTCAGCTCTCCCCCGATGGCAGCGGGAACCCACCAGCTTGTCTGTTTCATTACGTCTCCGCGCTGGTTGATCAGCATCGAAATGCCGGTATTCGCCGAACGCGCCACACTCCGGCGGCTTTCAATGGCTCTTAGCCGCGCATAGGCGGCATGCTGTTTATAGCCGGCTGTATTTCCCCACCAGCCGTCATTGGTAACAATACAGATCAGCTGGGCGCCTTTTTGAACGAAATCTGCGATAAAACCGCCAAACACCGATTCATAACAGATTGCAGGGACCACGCCAATGCCATTCTGACTGTAAAATACCGTTTGTTCATCTTCATGGCCCAGCGTTCCTGAAGTTCCTCCCATATCCATCATCAGCTTATCCAGGAAGCCCAGGTATCTCCGGTAGGGAAACTGCTCCACGCCGGGCACCAGTTTGTTTTTATGATACACCTGTACCCGTCCGTTATTTTCGATCTGCAGGGCGGTATTGTAATAATCGTAGTATTGCTCCGCATCCCTGAATTTCCGGGCGGTAGGAGAAGCGGGCGAATCGTAGATGCGCACGGTACTTGCTCCCGTTATTACGTTCCCATTCCGGTATTTTTCGAGGAAACCCTGGATCACTTTAATGGAGTATTCATCGTAAAGCCGGTTTTCTACCAAGGGCTGCCCGGTACCGATCGCGGTTTCCGGCCATATAAAATATTCGGTATTGGGCTGCCCAAGGGAATCGGAAAGCGTGACCAGCCTCAAAAGCTGCTCCTTTTCCGAAACACCATTGTATTTTTCCCCGTAAGGGTCCAGGTTAGGCTGCACAACCACTACGTTCACAGGACTCCCTTTTTCCTCGTAATTGAAATAGATCACGAGTGAGAAGATCATGGGGAATAGAAGTATAATGGTAAAAGGGAGGCACCTTTTCAGGTAGAACTCCCGCCGGCCTAGGCTCAGCTGCTGTGAGGCCATTAGCCGCGGAACGCCGGCATCCGTCGCGGCGGTTCCTGGCGGCGTTTCTTCGGGAATGTCTTTTTTTGCGCGTTTCAAAGCAAGAAAGCCGGTCAGTAAACGATAGGCCAGGATATTCGCCAGCAATACCCAAAGTGTGCCGCCAAAGATCCCCGTGTATTCATACCATTGAACCAAGGAAGGGTAGTTGGCAAACCCATTTCCGAGCGAGAGCCAGGGAAAAGCAAAATCCCATTTGTGATGAAGGTATTCTGCAGCGATCCAGTAGGCGCAAAAAGCCGCCA is a window from the Anseongella ginsenosidimutans genome containing:
- the lnt gene encoding apolipoprotein N-acyltransferase yields the protein MRKNKLLLPVLSGVLCWLAWPPTHLAPLLLVALVPLFYFADEALRSRNPGRTVLTGALLGFAAWNTLSLYWIYFVASGVGAVVGLAVVLVPILFGTVLMTLPFFLYHKTRKYAGPNVGLAAFCAYWIAAEYLHHKWDFAFPWLSLGNGFANYPSLVQWYEYTGIFGGTLWVLLANILAYRLLTGFLALKRAKKDIPEETPPGTAATDAGVPRLMASQQLSLGRREFYLKRCLPFTIILLFPMIFSLVIYFNYEEKGSPVNVVVVQPNLDPYGEKYNGVSEKEQLLRLVTLSDSLGQPNTEYFIWPETAIGTGQPLVENRLYDEYSIKVIQGFLEKYRNGNVITGASTVRIYDSPASPTARKFRDAEQYYDYYNTALQIENNGRVQVYHKNKLVPGVEQFPYRRYLGFLDKLMMDMGGTSGTLGHEDEQTVFYSQNGIGVVPAICYESVFGGFIADFVQKGAQLICIVTNDGWWGNTAGYKQHAAYARLRAIESRRSVARSANTGISMLINQRGDVMKQTSWWVPAAIGGELKLNADLTFYVKHGNYLARIATGIALLSLVGLLILSVARNAGKQGGRS
- a CDS encoding outer membrane beta-barrel protein is translated as MKKLFALTALLAAVTFAHAQTEEGNLLVGGNISNFRLDFQDESTTFQMTLTPKIAYFVRDNMALGGYGELGIIASEGNDAIVNYGIGALGRYYISDADVVIVRDSRFFLEANAGFHGNNGAANTNGIGIGFGPGWTYFITENIGLEALLKYNLTVGLGNSTTNNNLNLGVGFQIYLPTRRLAERME
- a CDS encoding NAD+ synthase, whose protein sequence is MKIALAQLNYHIGNFEENITRITRAIHEAREMGADLVVFAELAVCGYPPRDFLEWDEFIDRCEASVEAIAAVCKGIAAIVGAPARNPVPEGKNLYNSAYFLEDGAVKARVDKSLLPTYDVFDEYRYFEHNRSHSVIEFKGQRIALTICEDLWNSDEDPMYVASPMDELIRQKPSLMINIAASPFDYVHREARIAVLRANCRKYHLPLLYVNHTGSQTELIFDGGSLAFDRQGNLLGELKYFKEDLQLFEINETAAQEENSPPAFDLTPAAGSPASSAAERTPEQLAAVYAPALPSSYDDSISATAISRIHQALLTGIRDYFRKSGFDKAILGMSGGIDSALVLALACEALGKENVLAVLMPSGFSSEHSVSDSLEMISLLGCRHELIPIANVYECFLSELKPQFRDLPFGLAEENLQARVRGTLLMALSNKFGYILLNTSNKSENAVGYGTLYGDMCGGLSVIGDVYKMQVYALARYLNEKAARIPVNIIAKAPSAELRPNQKDSDSLPDYALLDKVLFQYIEGKKTTAEIVQQGFEADTVERIIRMVNLNEYKRYQVPPILRVSPKAFGMGRRMPIVGKYLS
- a CDS encoding CAP domain-containing protein, whose product is MFLKLTFSLLLLVTCSPYGKKETPPPSLNEMEQQVVQLVNKYRRSKGLSPLRTDPAMQQEAERHSLNMARGRIPLSHNGFEGRIRNVREKTGVKGRSGENVAEGYKTAREVVDAWIRSPGHRKHMLGAFDLTGVGIVRSRNGNLYFTQLFIAVKYNSK